From the genome of Suricata suricatta isolate VVHF042 chromosome 3, meerkat_22Aug2017_6uvM2_HiC, whole genome shotgun sequence, one region includes:
- the LOC115286918 gene encoding 60S ribosomal protein L36a-like has translation MVNVPKTRQTFCKKCGKHQPHKVTQYKKGKDSLYAQGKRQYDRKQSGYGGQTKPIFQKKVKTTKKIVLRLECVEPNCRFKRMLASKRCKHFERGGDKKRKVQVIQF, from the coding sequence ATGGTGAACGTTCCTAAAACCCGCCAGACTTTCTGCAAGAAGTGTGGCAAGCACCAACCTCACAAAGTGACACAGTACAAGAAAGGCAAAGATTCTCTTTATGCCCAGGGAAAGCGGCAATATGACAGGAAGCAGAGTGGCTATGGTGGGCAAACTAAGCCGATTTTCCAGAAAAAGGTTAAAACTACAAAGAAGATTGTGCTGAGGCTTGAATGTGTTGAGCCCAACTGCAGATTTAAGAGAATGCTGGCTAGTAAGAGATGCAAGCATTTTGAACGGGGAGGAGATAAGAAGAGAAAGGTCCAGGTGATCCAGTTCTAA
- the LOC115287237 gene encoding uncharacterized protein C12orf40-like has protein sequence MNWVGGSRTRVLIKQEKRKPKSEYFEKKRLKSKMKLLGVLSPVKNSTVSLDLLNLYMVNHISCQKKTPETVRKPIHVNMHRDIKMPLRKHDLELPVSPHSVPSKLCIDDLENKLDNKKELAPIQLSQVMDSQRIFEPQFNRTENCTFTPSSFAAELSSNRNITKQNFIPRTAPSPQKVACEKKQNEQLSKVNYSNTLVSKLNESQDALSPSYKTAQFGSLFNRLNSSRNRNFPTRRPVRVMDEDCRRMDEQRQSDFITEKQSAQHIWREKRREVSNFFEDVNQPTTSCISENCNSFINENVISLLNINQQRIKKTIDKCGHVSIGDDYANTSSDKNYSTDRCIRSIFTDPELTFSNSFNETNYPERCQPNEKYQKEYNNNERNTFTTSFEKDCYIASSENKGKFESDYQEKSPQNEIQKHPVNHTSNISSEELHSKTSWDLEFDKILVEEGGTCSIKDRPTSTKKIYLDSSQSSHSTSYYSPRPTDSCFSSSSEVPSEDEDQILQHVEESSRSIRIKETTSNVYLERMPKLPCDRIIKNNAKTHEQNENLHHLSMKNNTD, from the exons ATGAACTGGGTCGGGGGATCCCGTACCAGGGTTCTGataaagcaagaaaagagaaagccaaagtCC gaatattttgaaaagaaaaggctaaaatcaaaaatgaagTTATTAGGGGTTTTATCCCCTGTCAAAAATTCCACTGTCAGTTTAGACCTCCTTAACTTATATATGGTAAATCACATATCTTGCCAGAAGAAAACACCTGAAACTGTGAGAAAACCAATCCATGTGAATATGCATAGAGATATAAAAATGCCCTTAAGAAAGCATGATTTAGAACTTCCAGTGTCACCTCACAGTGTACCATCTAAACTCTGCATTGATGATCTAGAAAACAAACTAGACAACAAGAAAGAACTTGCCCCAATTCAGTTGTCACAAGTCATGGACTCACAAAGAATATTCGAACCTCAgttcaacagaacagaaaattgcACTTTCACTCCATCATCCTTTGCAGCAGAATTATCTTCTAACAGaaatattacaaaacaaaatttcattcCCAGAACAGCACCTAGTCCTCAGAAAGTTGCATGTGAAAAAAAGCAGAATGAGCAGCTCAGTAAAGTTAATTATTCTAATACTTTGGTTTCCAAATTAAATGAAAGTCAAGATGCTCTCAGTCCATCATATAAAACAGCACAATTTGGGTCATTATTCAATAGATTAAACAGTTCAAGAAATAGGAATTTCCCTACTAGAAGGCCTGTTAGAGTTATGGATGAAGATTGTAGAAGAATGGATGAGCAGAGACAGTCAGACTTTATTACTGAAAAACAATCAGCACAAcatatttggagagaaaaaagaagagaagtttCAAATTTTTTTGAGGATGTGAACCAGCCAACAACCAGCTGTATATCAGAGAATTGTAActcttttattaatgaaaatgtgatcagtttattaaacataaatcaacaaagaataaagaaaaccattGACAAGTGTGGTCATGTCAGTATTGGGGATGATTATGCAAACACAAGTTCTGATAAAAATTATTCAACTGATAGATGCATTAGAAGTATTTTTACAGATCCAGAGTTGACTtttagtaattcttttaatgaaacaaattatCCAGAAAGGTGTCAGCCAAATGAGAAGTATCAGAAAGAGTACAACAATAATGAGAGAAATACTTTTACTACATCTTTTGAGAAGGATTGTTACATAGCCAGctctgaaaacaaaggaaaatttgaAAGTGACTATCAAGAGAAATCACCACAGAATGAAATCCAGAAACATCCAGTGAATCATACGAGTAATATCTCTTCGGAAGAATTGCATTCTAAGACATCATGGGACTTGGAATTTGATAAGATTCTGGTGGAAGAAGGAGGAACCTGTTCTATAAAAGACAGACCAACATCTACTAAGAAAATCTATCTTGATTCTTCACAGAGTAGTCATTCTACCAGTTATTATTCTCCAAGGCCAACAGATAGTTGCTTCAGTTCTAGTTCAGAGGTGCCATCTGAAGATGAAGATCAAATATTGCAGCATGTTGAAGAATCAAGTAGATCCATCAGAATCAAAGAAACAACTAGTAATGTTTATCTAGAAAGGATGCCAAAATTGCCATGTGATAggattattaaaaacaatgccaaaactcatgaacaaaatgagaatctTCACCACCTctcaatgaaaaataatacagat